From the Cystobacter ferrugineus genome, the window CGTATCCAGGCCTGGGAGTCCTTCGACCTCGACGCGCAGGCGTGACGCTTCGCTTTGCGCTGTCATCGAGAGCACTGGCCATGGGGCGCAGAGCGCGAGCACCGCATGTTCGCTCTTCTCGCTATTGAGCCCCGTGAACGCTCGAATCAGCCGGTGGAGAGAGGCATACTCATAGTTCGACCCGACGGCGATCTCCCTGTCCACGTTTCTGGTGTCGGGGCCCAGCACGCTCTTGATTTCCGCTCCTCGTCCCTCGGTGTAGGTTCCAAGTCCAAACTCTCTACGGAAAGCATCGGTCTGCCACCACTGGATGGATTGCCCGGAGGCTGCCAGATGGACGGGTGAGGAGAATCTTCTCCGGTCGAAAGGAGATTCTTCGAATTTCCCGAAATTGATGCTCTCGAGGAGAGGGCCGAGCTTGTCTATGGAGCCGAACCACTGGCGTGCGGCGACCAGCCCCGTATCGAGTGGTGTCAAAGGCGGTGCTGCCGCCTTGCGCACGAGGACCACGCTGAGCGCGATGACCGCCACGGGCGCCGCCTGACTCCAGACCACGCCCAGGCGGATACCGTCGTATCCCGAGGCTTGCGCCAGTTGCTCGGCGTCATCGCGGAATTGCTGAAGGTTCGCGTTCACGAGGGGCGCACACTAACACGGCACTCCTCGCGCTCGTCCCCGTTTCGCCCCGGCGGATGGTTTGGGTTGGATGATGACCAGTGGATGGCCGGGCGTGCTTGTCCTGGTCGCGCCTCCAGCTCGTCCGGTTATCCTCGGGACGGAGCCGGTGAAGTGTCACCCCCTGGGAGGTGTGCGCGTGGGACTGTTGGTGGACGGAGAGTGGAAGAAGGACTGGTACGCTCCGGATGAAGCCGGGCGGTTCGTGCGTCCGAAGACGCGCTTCCGGGAGCAGGTGTCCGCGAGCGGGCAGGGGCGCTTCCCGGTGGAGCCGGGCCGCTATCACCTCTATGTGTCCACGGCCTGTCCCTGGGCCTCGCGCACGCTCATCATCCGCGCCGTGAAGGGGCTGGAGGAGGCGGTGGGCGTCACGGTGGTGGACCCGCGCATGGGCGAGGACGGCTGGAGCTTCGAGGGCTATCCCGGCTCGGACGAGGATCGGCTCAATGGGGCGCGCTACCTGCGGGACGTCTACCTGCGCGCGGATCCCCACTACACGGGCCGCGTGACGGTGCCGGTCCTGTGGGACACGCGCGAGCGGACGATCGTCAACAACGAGTCGCGCGAGGTGCTCCGGATGCTGGACACCGAGTTCCACGCGCTCGCCCGCAGTCCCGTGACGCTCTGGCCCGAGGGCCTGCGTGAGCGGGTGGACGAGACGATCACCGCGCTCTACGAGCCGGTGAACAACGGCGTGTACCGGACGGGTTTCGCCAAGAGCCAGGACGCCTACGAGAAGGCCTGCCGCGAGCTGTTCTCCGCGCTGGAGGGCTGGGAGCAGGTGCTGTCTCGGCAGCGCTACCTCTGCGGGGACGTGCTCACCGAGGCGGACGTGTGCATGTACACGACGCTCGTGCGCTTCGACCTCGTCTACTACGCGCACTTCAAGTGCAACCTGTCTCGTCTCCAGGACTTCCCCAACCTCTGGAACTACCTCCTCGACCTGTACCAGACGCCGGGCTTCGCGGAGACGACGGACCTGGAGCACATCAAGGTGCACTACTACTGGAGCCAGGACGCGGTGAACCCCACGCGCATCGTTCCGCTGGGGCCCCGGGTGGACCTGCGCGCTCCCCATGACCGCGACCGGTGGGGGCCTCGACGGCTGGCTCCCCTCCCGGTCGCTCGCGGGGCCTGACAAGGCCCGAGCGGCTCAGCGCTTGAAGATGCCCTTGAGCTTTTCCTTCGCCTTCTCCTCGGCCTTCTTGCGCGCGGCCTCCGCTTCCTGACGGGCCTTCTCCTCCAGCTCCTGCTTGCGCTTCTCCGCCTCGGCGCGAGCGGCCTCCTTCGCCGCGTCCGTGCCGCCGGTGATGATCTTGCCCACCTCCTTGCTCTTGTCTCCGAGCAGGCTCGAGGCCGCGCCCGCCGCCGCCAGCTTCGCCAGGGTGGTGACGGCCGGTATCACGTCCAGCGATGCCACCTCGGGGCTCCACGCCTTGCCCGTGAGCTTCATCGCCACCGGCAGGGCCTCGGGGGGCGTCACCTTGCCGAGCGTCAGCTTCTGCACCAGCGACGGCTGGAGGTTCACCGAGCCCGCCAGGTCCAGCGTGCCATCCAGCCGGATGCCGCCATCGAAGCTCATCGCCGCCTCGGGCCGCGTCCAGGTGATGGGCTTGGAGAGCTGCGCCACGCCGTTCTGGATCTTCACGCCGAAGGGCAGTTGCTCGGCGAGCTGCGTCACGCCCTCGCTGCTCAGCGCCTTGCCCGCGAAGGGCAGCGCCTTGACGAGCGGGCCGGACACCACCGCGGGCAGGTCCGCGCCGAAGAACACGCCGCCCGCGAGGTTGCCCTCGATGGCGCCCGCGAGCCGCTCCTTCAGGCTCTCGGTCTCGTAGCCCACGCCCTGCAGGTTCATCTGGCCGTCGAACTTGCCGCCCAGCACCTTCTTGGGCACGCGCGAGGAGAGCGCCTCCGCCATGTCCATGCCCTTCACCTCCGCCTTCAGCTCGAAGGGCCGCTGCGCCGCCGGGGGCCCCATCCGCACCGAGCTGCCACTCGCCGAGACCGTGCCGCCGTACACCCCCGTGGTGAATCGCTCCACGGTGATGAGGTCATCCACCATCTTCACGTCCACGAGCATGTTGGAGAAGTCCATGTCGCTCACCCGCAGCGCGCCGATCTCCAGGTGCACGTCGCCGCGCATGCCCTTGAAGCGCTGGGGATCCGACGGGGGCTCCTCGGTCGGCTTCTTGTCCTCGCCCTCTGAGGCTGGCTCGTCCTCCACCATCAGCTCGTCCGCGTTGAGGCGCGGGCTCTTCATCGACAGGGCGAACGTCGTCGTCTGCTTCGCGCCCTCACCCGCCATCGCCACCGACGCCTTGCCCGTCAGGGTGGTGTCGAGCAGCGCCACGTTCAGCCGGCTCAGGTCCACCTTGAGGGGCGACTTGCCGCTCTCGGGCTGGTAGGTGCCCGCGGTGTCCACGGTGAAGGTCTGCCCCGGGCGCTTGTTGAGCAGGCCGCCCGGACGCATGTCCACGCCCCCGAGGTCCGTCTTCGCCTCGAAGCGCAGCGCGCCCCCGCTCGCCGCGGCGCCCGTCACCCGGGCCGTCAGCCGCATGGGGCCGC encodes:
- a CDS encoding glutathione S-transferase family protein, with protein sequence MGLLVDGEWKKDWYAPDEAGRFVRPKTRFREQVSASGQGRFPVEPGRYHLYVSTACPWASRTLIIRAVKGLEEAVGVTVVDPRMGEDGWSFEGYPGSDEDRLNGARYLRDVYLRADPHYTGRVTVPVLWDTRERTIVNNESREVLRMLDTEFHALARSPVTLWPEGLRERVDETITALYEPVNNGVYRTGFAKSQDAYEKACRELFSALEGWEQVLSRQRYLCGDVLTEADVCMYTTLVRFDLVYYAHFKCNLSRLQDFPNLWNYLLDLYQTPGFAETTDLEHIKVHYYWSQDAVNPTRIVPLGPRVDLRAPHDRDRWGPRRLAPLPVARGA
- a CDS encoding AsmA family protein, encoding MSQQPPKKKRWPYILGGVVLLLVVTGAIALWRLDAFLLERALAEAATYSRQLGRPISIGGVSTRLLPSVGAEVENVVVGAAEGEPAPLVEMKRLEVAVALWPAITSRGKDIQVKNAEVSGLTLNYVRLPDGTTNVSRVQDKLAEQAPAEEEPADDTPTDLSAVRVDRAAITDATLRLIDRTGAQPRELAINDLDVEVKDLRAGKPLEVVLHAAVLADKQNFHITLNAAPLPASLIPVPERLVIQSEPIDLTPLGPFLGPEVGLHAGSLRADWKAELGAAVPGGNGPTSLQGGLQARGLRFAGAEGGKALDVVVDTDVSGDVKAGDLSLKKLLLELGPARLTGKGEVKGLLSETPSMKDFELVGENLDPELLAEYYPPLRKSLANQVAGPVGLVVKAEGTQESQALNVDVDLTPVRLRIPEQLSKEKGGPMRLTARVTGAAASGGALRFEAKTDLGGVDMRPGGLLNKRPGQTFTVDTAGTYQPESGKSPLKVDLSRLNVALLDTTLTGKASVAMAGEGAKQTTTFALSMKSPRLNADELMVEDEPASEGEDKKPTEEPPSDPQRFKGMRGDVHLEIGALRVSDMDFSNMLVDVKMVDDLITVERFTTGVYGGTVSASGSSVRMGPPAAQRPFELKAEVKGMDMAEALSSRVPKKVLGGKFDGQMNLQGVGYETESLKERLAGAIEGNLAGGVFFGADLPAVVSGPLVKALPFAGKALSSEGVTQLAEQLPFGVKIQNGVAQLSKPITWTRPEAAMSFDGGIRLDGTLDLAGSVNLQPSLVQKLTLGKVTPPEALPVAMKLTGKAWSPEVASLDVIPAVTTLAKLAAAGAASSLLGDKSKEVGKIITGGTDAAKEAARAEAEKRKQELEEKARQEAEAARKKAEEKAKEKLKGIFKR